One window of the Labilibaculum sp. genome contains the following:
- a CDS encoding MutS-related protein: protein MNQKLSFYTDRIHTFKKQTGDLQKQNRNLSFLRLFSAIGAFVFFYSVLSYSALIASAVAITLVFSLIYFVRRYNRNSKNIKRLQALIQINENEIRCLKTRHSDLYYDGEEYLKQNHSYASDLDIFGQHSLFQLINRSVTKTGNNTLASWLEKPSPNQEIIKRQKAVKELSKKIDWRQNIIQYGFANKLKNDDPNFVIEWGKKPSPFHGKKVLQIAVTIMPLLSLGALVYSFIGSQAPITIMFLASIVVHYCNYRKVSRAHEQTAKRGNMLKTYSYIIRQFEKENWKSDKLNDLKNTLTSDDKLTSKKINQLTSLIELLDQRLNVMVQIFINLLFFYELHILFRIDKWKQNYGADTEKWFNAISEIEAISSLSNLNFNHEEWVFPKISDKHFELDLKDAGHPMIDEKGRVNNDYQLNGPGTVHIVTGSNMAGKSTFLRTVGVNVVMALAGAPVCAQEMTVSNVEINTSMRIKDSIEENESSFYAELKRIQLVLEKVNRKENTLLLLDEILRGTNSKDKHTGSRALIKQLVKHDAVAMVATHDLELSILEEELPGQVENRFFDIKIDGDQLYFDYKVQKGFCKTFNAPILMKKMGIDLEILKEA from the coding sequence ATGAATCAAAAACTATCCTTTTACACCGATCGAATACATACATTTAAAAAGCAAACAGGCGATCTTCAAAAACAGAATCGAAACCTCTCATTTTTACGTCTTTTTTCTGCAATTGGAGCATTCGTATTTTTTTATAGTGTTCTATCCTATTCTGCATTAATTGCAAGTGCTGTGGCTATCACATTAGTATTCTCTCTGATCTATTTTGTGAGAAGGTACAATCGAAACAGTAAAAACATAAAAAGACTGCAAGCTTTAATCCAAATTAATGAGAATGAAATTCGTTGTTTAAAAACAAGACACAGCGATCTTTATTACGATGGTGAAGAATATCTGAAGCAGAATCATTCCTATGCATCAGATCTGGACATATTTGGACAACATTCTCTCTTTCAATTAATCAACCGTAGCGTTACTAAAACAGGTAATAATACTCTTGCCAGCTGGCTCGAAAAGCCATCACCTAATCAAGAGATCATCAAAAGACAGAAAGCGGTTAAGGAATTATCAAAAAAGATTGATTGGAGACAAAATATCATTCAATATGGCTTTGCGAACAAACTAAAAAATGATGATCCCAACTTTGTAATTGAATGGGGTAAAAAGCCCTCACCTTTTCATGGAAAGAAAGTATTACAAATCGCTGTTACAATTATGCCTTTGCTTTCATTAGGAGCCTTGGTATATTCTTTTATCGGCTCACAAGCTCCTATTACCATTATGTTTTTGGCCAGTATTGTTGTTCATTACTGCAATTACAGAAAAGTTAGCCGAGCTCATGAACAAACTGCCAAAAGAGGAAATATGCTCAAAACCTACTCCTACATTATAAGACAGTTTGAAAAAGAGAATTGGAAATCGGATAAATTAAATGATCTTAAAAATACATTGACAAGTGATGACAAACTTACTTCAAAGAAGATAAACCAACTGACCAGCTTAATAGAATTACTTGATCAGCGATTGAATGTAATGGTTCAAATCTTTATTAACCTTCTATTTTTCTATGAATTGCACATTTTATTTCGTATCGACAAGTGGAAACAAAATTATGGTGCTGACACCGAAAAGTGGTTCAATGCAATTAGTGAGATTGAAGCCATTTCCAGCCTATCTAATTTAAATTTTAACCACGAAGAATGGGTTTTCCCAAAAATTTCGGACAAGCACTTTGAGTTGGATTTAAAAGATGCCGGTCATCCGATGATTGATGAGAAAGGAAGAGTAAATAATGACTATCAACTAAACGGGCCGGGAACCGTTCATATTGTTACAGGATCGAATATGGCCGGAAAAAGTACTTTCTTACGAACTGTTGGAGTAAATGTAGTAATGGCATTGGCTGGAGCTCCTGTTTGTGCTCAGGAAATGACGGTTTCAAATGTGGAAATCAATACATCAATGAGAATTAAAGATTCGATAGAAGAAAATGAATCTTCATTTTATGCAGAACTAAAACGAATTCAGCTAGTTCTTGAAAAGGTGAACCGGAAAGAAAATACTTTACTTCTATTGGATGAAATTTTGAGGGGAACCAATTCGAAAGACAAACATACGGGTTCGAGAGCATTGATTAAGCAATTGGTGAAACACGATGCTGTTGCGATGGTTGCTACTCACGATTTGGAGTTATCCATATTGGAAGAAGAATTACCCGGACAGGTTGAGAATAGATTTTTTGACATTAAAATTGATGGCGATCAACTTTATTTCGACTACAAAGTGCAAAAAGGATTTTGCAAAACCTTTAACGCTCCCATTTTAATGAAGAAAATGGGAATTGATTTGGAAATATTGAAGGAAGCATAA
- a CDS encoding glutamate-5-semialdehyde dehydrogenase, with product MICKEQFHKVKEATRTMCLLSSETINNLLKQLAKSLRESTKQILEANQKDLEHMSEYDPKYDRLLLSHERINGIADDIENTILLPSPLGKVLSEKTLENGLAIKKVSVPLGTVGVIYEARPNVTLDVFALCFKSGNACVLKGGSDAENSNKALVALIKKTLADNHLDPEIIQLLPSAREAAAELMNAVGFVDVLIPRGSQNLINTVRQNSKVPVIETGAGIVHTYFDKDGDLKKGKQIVFNAKTRRVSVCNALDCLLIHKSRLADLPELVNKLQDKNVEIFADEEAYHAIKATYPKNLLKKADKSSFGTEFLSYKMSIKTVSDFQEATDHIYKYSSKHSEAIISENSKTISNFYSVVDAAAIYSNTSTAFTDGAQFGLGAEIGISTQKLHARGPMALEELCSYKWLITGDGQTRE from the coding sequence ATGATCTGTAAGGAACAATTCCATAAAGTCAAAGAAGCTACCAGAACCATGTGTTTACTGAGCTCTGAAACAATAAACAATCTACTTAAACAACTTGCAAAATCTCTTAGAGAAAGCACAAAACAAATTCTTGAAGCCAATCAGAAAGATCTGGAACATATGTCTGAATACGATCCAAAATACGATCGTTTGCTGTTAAGTCACGAAAGAATTAACGGAATCGCAGATGATATTGAAAATACAATTCTACTTCCTTCTCCTTTAGGAAAAGTGCTCTCTGAAAAAACGCTTGAGAATGGTTTAGCAATTAAAAAAGTTAGTGTTCCATTGGGAACTGTAGGTGTTATTTATGAGGCTCGTCCGAATGTTACACTGGATGTATTTGCTCTCTGTTTTAAATCGGGTAATGCCTGTGTTTTAAAAGGAGGCAGCGACGCTGAAAATTCAAATAAGGCCTTGGTAGCATTAATAAAAAAGACGCTTGCAGATAATCATCTTGATCCTGAAATCATTCAATTGCTTCCCTCAGCCAGAGAAGCTGCTGCAGAATTAATGAACGCAGTAGGTTTTGTTGATGTTTTAATACCAAGAGGCTCTCAAAATCTCATCAACACAGTTCGGCAAAATTCTAAAGTTCCGGTGATTGAAACCGGTGCTGGTATTGTACATACCTATTTTGATAAGGATGGAGATTTAAAAAAAGGAAAACAGATTGTATTTAATGCAAAAACACGTCGCGTAAGCGTTTGCAATGCCTTGGATTGTCTTTTGATTCATAAAAGTCGTCTTGCTGATCTACCAGAATTAGTAAATAAACTACAGGATAAAAATGTTGAAATATTTGCCGACGAAGAAGCTTATCATGCAATTAAAGCTACCTATCCTAAAAACTTACTCAAGAAAGCTGATAAATCATCTTTTGGAACTGAGTTTCTAAGTTACAAAATGTCGATAAAAACAGTAAGTGATTTTCAGGAGGCAACAGATCACATTTACAAGTACAGTTCCAAGCACAGTGAAGCCATAATAAGCGAGAATTCAAAAACCATAAGTAACTTTTACTCAGTTGTTGATGCTGCTGCCATTTATTCCAATACTTCTACTGCATTTACAGATGGTGCACAATTTGGATTAGGAGCTGAAATTGGCATAAGTACACAAAAATTACACGCCCGAGGACCAATGGCTTTAGAAGAATTGTGCTCCTATAAATGGTTAATTACCGGTGATGGGCAGACCAGAGAGTAG
- the proB gene encoding glutamate 5-kinase yields the protein MKRICIKIGSNVLTKENGELNTSRIKNLVHQISSLRNKGIQCILVSSGAVAAGRSKVKLSEKIDTVSARQIWSSVGQVELLNVYSAFLTEFKIECAQVLVTKQDFRTREHYLNMKNCLNSLLNNGILPIINENDAVSVTALMFTDNDELSGLIASMMDVEALYLLSNINGIYTGNPNDSNSTLLQTVNGDVNRLKQYITTKKSNFGRGGMLTKCSIAGRVAKSGIPVHIANGGIDDIVLELVKSPDKVDHTSFTASKKTSTVKQWLAGSDGFEKAKLVINKGAEEALCSKKATSLLPIGVINISGDFEKGDIIKIVGLSGKVIGLGKTQYNKTKAESYIGKTGTKPLVHYDYLFLY from the coding sequence ATGAAACGAATTTGCATTAAAATCGGCTCCAATGTTCTTACCAAAGAAAACGGAGAATTAAATACAAGCAGAATTAAAAATTTAGTTCATCAAATATCATCCTTAAGAAATAAGGGAATACAATGTATTCTTGTTTCTTCGGGTGCGGTTGCTGCAGGAAGAAGTAAGGTAAAACTGTCTGAGAAGATTGATACTGTTTCAGCAAGACAGATTTGGTCTTCCGTTGGTCAGGTAGAATTGCTTAATGTCTATTCTGCCTTCCTTACGGAGTTTAAAATAGAGTGCGCTCAAGTTCTTGTCACAAAACAAGATTTCAGGACACGGGAACACTACTTAAACATGAAAAACTGTTTAAATTCTCTTTTAAACAATGGTATTCTACCAATTATTAATGAAAATGATGCCGTATCGGTTACTGCTTTAATGTTTACAGATAACGATGAACTATCTGGATTGATTGCCTCTATGATGGATGTTGAAGCACTTTATTTACTAAGCAATATCAATGGAATCTATACTGGAAATCCAAATGATAGCAATTCCACATTGTTGCAAACTGTAAATGGAGACGTTAATCGATTGAAACAATATATCACCACTAAAAAATCCAATTTTGGAAGAGGTGGCATGTTAACCAAATGCAGTATCGCCGGAAGAGTTGCCAAATCAGGTATCCCAGTACATATAGCCAATGGAGGAATTGATGATATTGTACTGGAACTGGTTAAATCACCTGACAAGGTAGATCACACAAGCTTTACAGCGAGTAAAAAAACATCAACGGTAAAACAATGGCTGGCTGGATCAGATGGTTTTGAAAAGGCCAAATTAGTAATTAATAAAGGTGCTGAAGAAGCTCTGTGTTCAAAAAAAGCCACAAGTTTATTGCCAATTGGTGTAATAAATATAAGTGGTGATTTTGAAAAAGGGGATATTATCAAAATTGTTGGTTTATCTGGCAAAGTGATTGGCCTTGGGAAAACACAGTACAATAAGACCAAAGCCGAAAGTTATATTGGAAAAACGGGAACAAAACCTTTGGTTCATTACGATTATCTTTTTCTTTATTAA
- a CDS encoding M3 family metallopeptidase has product MTVDTNPLLNKFSTPYESAPFEIIELDHFLPAFTESIKIARKEIDQIVDNTEEPNFVNTIEALEYSGHQLDRVASIFFNLNHANTNDEMQALAREVSPMLTEFSNDIIMNENLFSRVKVVYEQKSELKLSVEQEKLLTDRYKSFVRSGANLQKKKKDQIREISKELSKLTLQFGENVLAATNNFELHITDKKDLSGLPDGIIEAAGIVAKEKDKEGWVFTLQFPSYVPFIQYSDIRELREKMFKVYSSRCFNDKFDNQKILKRIVELRLKKVQLFGYTSYADFVLEERMAKKSSKVTDFLTELLDASMPKAKEEFKELQAYAKSLGADFKLERWDWAYYAEKLKTEKFDVNDEITRPYFELERVKKGIFSLATRLYGIKFNINPNLPKYHKDVDVYEVTDDKGEFLSLLYTDFHPRSSKQGGAWMTSFVDQYRKKGTDHRPHISIVCNFTKPSETKPSLLTFNEVTTFLHEFGHALHGMLSKCTYSSLSGTNVYRDFVELPSQFMENFATQKEWLDDVAEHYKTGEKIPAEIVQKIIDSENFLSGYSFVRQISFGLNDMAWHSVTEPVSDEVSVFEDKAMSSTELFDRVETSCMSTSFSHIFAGGYGAGYYGYKWAEVLDADAFDAFKSAGIFNKEVARSFRENILEKGGSDHPMNLYLKFRGKEPSIEPLLKRSGLK; this is encoded by the coding sequence ATGACTGTAGATACAAATCCATTACTCAACAAATTTTCAACACCATATGAGTCGGCTCCATTCGAAATAATTGAATTGGATCACTTTCTCCCTGCTTTTACTGAAAGCATTAAGATTGCGAGAAAGGAAATAGATCAGATTGTTGACAATACCGAGGAGCCAAATTTTGTGAATACGATTGAGGCTTTAGAGTATTCCGGACATCAGTTGGATCGGGTAGCTTCCATTTTCTTCAATTTAAACCATGCGAATACAAATGATGAAATGCAGGCATTGGCAAGAGAAGTATCGCCAATGCTAACGGAATTTTCAAATGACATTATCATGAATGAAAACCTGTTTTCTCGTGTTAAGGTTGTTTATGAGCAAAAAAGTGAATTAAAGCTTTCTGTTGAACAGGAAAAATTGCTGACTGACCGTTACAAATCATTTGTTAGATCAGGAGCAAATCTGCAAAAAAAGAAAAAGGATCAGATTCGGGAAATATCTAAAGAACTTTCCAAATTGACATTGCAGTTTGGTGAAAATGTATTGGCGGCGACCAATAATTTTGAACTTCATATCACTGATAAAAAAGATTTATCAGGTCTTCCTGATGGAATTATTGAGGCTGCAGGCATTGTTGCAAAGGAGAAAGATAAAGAAGGATGGGTATTTACCCTGCAATTTCCAAGTTATGTTCCTTTCATTCAATATTCGGATATTCGCGAATTACGCGAGAAAATGTTTAAGGTATATTCTTCACGTTGTTTTAACGATAAATTCGATAACCAAAAAATATTAAAGCGTATCGTAGAACTGCGATTAAAGAAAGTTCAGCTGTTCGGATACACTTCTTATGCCGATTTTGTTTTAGAAGAGAGAATGGCAAAGAAATCAAGTAAGGTTACAGATTTTCTAACCGAATTATTGGATGCTTCAATGCCTAAGGCGAAAGAGGAATTTAAGGAATTGCAGGCGTATGCAAAAAGTTTAGGCGCTGATTTTAAATTAGAACGGTGGGATTGGGCTTATTACGCTGAAAAATTAAAAACAGAAAAATTTGATGTTAATGATGAAATTACCCGACCATACTTCGAATTGGAACGGGTTAAAAAAGGCATCTTCTCTTTGGCTACACGCCTTTACGGGATAAAATTTAATATTAATCCTAATCTTCCGAAATATCATAAGGACGTTGATGTGTATGAGGTGACTGATGATAAAGGAGAATTTTTATCCTTATTATATACTGATTTTCACCCTCGCAGTTCAAAACAAGGAGGAGCTTGGATGACGTCTTTCGTCGATCAATACCGTAAAAAAGGTACGGATCATCGTCCGCATATTTCCATTGTTTGTAACTTCACAAAACCAAGTGAAACAAAACCATCATTACTTACTTTTAATGAGGTAACTACCTTTTTGCATGAGTTTGGTCACGCTTTGCACGGAATGTTGTCAAAATGCACCTACAGCAGCCTTTCCGGTACAAATGTGTATCGTGATTTTGTTGAGTTGCCCTCTCAATTTATGGAAAATTTTGCTACACAAAAAGAATGGTTGGATGATGTGGCAGAGCATTATAAAACAGGAGAAAAGATTCCTGCAGAAATAGTGCAAAAGATTATCGATAGCGAAAATTTCCTAAGTGGTTATTCCTTTGTTCGTCAAATTAGCTTTGGCTTAAATGATATGGCTTGGCATAGTGTAACAGAGCCTGTGTCCGATGAAGTTTCAGTTTTTGAGGACAAAGCAATGTCTTCAACAGAATTGTTCGATCGGGTTGAAACGAGCTGTATGAGCACATCGTTTTCACATATTTTCGCAGGTGGTTATGGTGCCGGCTATTACGGATATAAATGGGCTGAGGTTTTAGATGCAGATGCTTTTGATGCTTTTAAAAGTGCAGGTATATTTAATAAAGAAGTTGCAAGGTCGTTTAGAGAAAATATTCTTGAAAAGGGAGGAAGTGATCATCCTATGAATCTTTATCTGAAATTTAGAGGTAAAGAACCTTCAATAGAACCTCTTTTAAAGAGAAGTGGTCTGAAATAG
- a CDS encoding YitT family protein, translated as MAFVTKEKFLSNEWLSAYAYLILGSIIFAVSDILFVVPYKLAPGGVYGIATVLNTMFSWKISYCTFAMEIPLIILGTFILGPRFGIKTLLSIFTILSTVWVMETFVSPDYAKVIADPMLNTIVAGVFYGISIGFIFKSRATSGGSDIIAMILAKYTKLSLGKLVMIVDGIIVLFTLVQPTETGTIGWEFAIYSLIIIYIEGKIIDMVVSGANYHKTVMIVSDQFESISSKIRDDLKRGATIFTGTGVYSGEEKKMVYSVMSRRELEILKLHIREVDPSAFVNVTEANEILGEGFKSLNEE; from the coding sequence ATGGCTTTTGTAACCAAAGAAAAATTTTTGTCAAATGAATGGCTTAGTGCCTATGCTTACCTGATACTGGGAAGTATAATTTTTGCTGTTTCTGACATATTATTTGTTGTACCCTATAAACTGGCACCGGGAGGTGTTTATGGTATTGCAACAGTTTTAAACACTATGTTTAGCTGGAAAATCAGTTATTGTACTTTTGCAATGGAGATTCCTTTGATAATTCTGGGTACCTTTATTTTAGGACCTCGGTTTGGAATCAAAACACTTCTAAGTATTTTTACAATTCTCTCTACTGTTTGGGTTATGGAAACCTTTGTTTCTCCGGATTACGCAAAAGTAATTGCTGACCCAATGTTGAATACAATTGTCGCAGGTGTATTTTATGGAATCTCAATTGGATTCATTTTTAAATCACGTGCAACATCAGGCGGATCTGATATCATTGCAATGATTTTGGCCAAATATACTAAGCTTTCGCTGGGTAAGTTGGTGATGATTGTAGATGGTATAATTGTTCTGTTTACACTTGTTCAGCCAACAGAAACAGGTACAATTGGATGGGAGTTTGCAATTTATTCTTTAATTATTATTTACATTGAAGGTAAGATTATTGATATGGTTGTTAGTGGAGCAAATTATCACAAGACAGTTATGATTGTTTCTGATCAATTTGAGTCAATTTCTTCAAAAATTAGAGATGACTTGAAACGGGGTGCAACTATTTTTACAGGAACCGGTGTTTATTCAGGAGAAGAGAAAAAAATGGTTTATTCTGTAATGAGCCGTAGAGAATTAGAGATTCTTAAACTGCATATTAGAGAGGTGGATCCTTCTGCTTTTGTTAATGTTACGGAAGCGAATGAGATTCTGGGTGAAGGTTTTAAATCACTAAATGAAGAATAA
- the rpmB gene encoding 50S ribosomal protein L28, which translates to MSRVCQITGKSVMVGNNVSHSKRRTKRRFYPNLFDKKFYLPEEDRWIELRISAAGVRLINKLGVKGALTKAQEKGFIKKY; encoded by the coding sequence ATGTCAAGAGTTTGTCAAATTACTGGAAAGAGCGTAATGGTTGGGAACAATGTTTCTCACTCAAAAAGAAGAACTAAGAGAAGATTCTATCCAAATCTTTTCGATAAGAAGTTCTATCTTCCTGAAGAGGATCGCTGGATTGAGCTAAGGATTTCTGCTGCAGGAGTACGACTAATTAATAAATTAGGAGTAAAAGGTGCACTTACTAAAGCTCAAGAAAAAGGATTTATTAAAAAATACTAA
- the rpmG gene encoding 50S ribosomal protein L33 — MAKKGNRVQVILECTEHKDSGIPGTSRYITTKNKKNTPDRMEMKKYNAILKKVTVHREIK; from the coding sequence ATGGCTAAAAAAGGTAATAGAGTGCAAGTAATTCTTGAGTGTACCGAGCATAAAGACAGTGGTATACCTGGAACTTCAAGATACATTACTACTAAGAATAAGAAAAACACTCCTGATCGTATGGAGATGAAGAAGTATAATGCAATTTTGAAAAAAGTAACTGTTCACAGAGAAATAAAATAA
- a CDS encoding DUF4295 domain-containing protein: MAKKVVASLQKGEGRGFAKVIKMVKSPKSGAYSFKEEIVPNENVKDFFTK; the protein is encoded by the coding sequence ATGGCTAAGAAAGTAGTAGCATCCCTACAAAAAGGTGAAGGCCGTGGTTTCGCTAAAGTAATCAAAATGGTGAAATCTCCTAAATCTGGTGCATATTCTTTTAAAGAGGAAATCGTACCGAACGAAAACGTTAAGGATTTCTTTACTAAATAG
- the ftsY gene encoding signal recognition particle-docking protein FtsY, with the protein MGLFGSFSKSKKENLNKGLAKTKDSVFKKLTRVVVGKATVDDDVLDELEEVLISSDVGVDTTLKIIERIEKRVAEDKFLGASELNRILKEEIAGLLKENNKGDYETFDLPKSDHPYVIMVVGVNGVGKTTTIGKLAYQFKKAGKKVTLGAADTFRAAAVDQLIIWSERVGVPVVNQGMGADPASVAFETLTQAKANGSDVVIIDTAGRLHNKINLMNELSKIKRVMDRVIPGAPQEILLVLDGSTGQNAFEQAKQFTLATEVNALAITKLDGTAKGGVVIGISDQFKVPVKYIGIGESMEDLQVFNRNEFVDSLFN; encoded by the coding sequence ATGGGATTATTTGGTAGTTTTTCGAAATCGAAAAAAGAAAATCTTAATAAAGGACTTGCTAAAACAAAGGATAGTGTTTTTAAGAAGTTAACTCGTGTGGTTGTAGGAAAAGCCACTGTAGATGATGATGTTCTTGATGAACTGGAAGAGGTTCTGATTTCTTCAGATGTAGGAGTTGACACAACCTTGAAAATTATTGAGCGAATTGAAAAACGTGTAGCGGAAGATAAATTTCTTGGGGCATCTGAATTGAACCGTATTCTTAAAGAAGAGATTGCGGGTTTGTTGAAGGAAAATAATAAGGGTGATTACGAAACATTTGATCTGCCAAAATCAGATCATCCTTATGTAATAATGGTTGTGGGAGTTAATGGTGTAGGTAAAACGACAACCATTGGGAAATTGGCTTATCAATTTAAAAAGGCTGGAAAAAAAGTAACACTTGGTGCTGCAGATACATTTCGTGCAGCAGCAGTTGACCAGTTAATAATTTGGTCTGAGAGAGTTGGGGTTCCTGTCGTGAATCAAGGAATGGGAGCGGATCCGGCTTCTGTAGCTTTTGAAACTCTTACTCAGGCAAAGGCAAATGGCTCTGATGTTGTAATTATTGATACAGCGGGGCGTTTGCACAATAAAATCAACTTAATGAATGAGTTAAGTAAGATTAAGCGTGTTATGGATCGTGTTATTCCGGGAGCTCCGCAAGAAATTTTATTGGTGTTGGATGGATCAACCGGACAGAATGCTTTTGAGCAGGCAAAACAGTTTACCTTGGCAACCGAAGTGAATGCTTTAGCAATAACAAAGCTGGATGGTACAGCTAAGGGAGGGGTTGTCATTGGCATTTCTGATCAATTTAAAGTTCCTGTAAAATATATAGGTATTGGGGAAAGTATGGAAGATCTGCAGGTATTTAATCGAAACGAATTTGTTGATTCGTTATTTAATTAA
- the rimO gene encoding 30S ribosomal protein S12 methylthiotransferase RimO, translated as MNQTKINIVSLGCSKNLVDTELLMKQLDANQFQVGCDEQDSDARTIIINTCGFIGDAKEESIDMILQYVEAKKSGKIDKLFVMGCLSERYRDDLVKEIPEVDHFFGKFEWQLIVKELNKDYKPDFKNFRMITTPKHFAYLKISEGCNRSCSYCAIPIITGKHVSRPMEDILEEARGLVKDGVKELLVIAQDLSYYGYDLYNESKLAELVQLLSEIDGLKWIKLHYAYPTQFPYGILKLMRENPKVCRYLDIALQHSSDNVLNLMRRGINREKTIELIAKIRAEVPGITLRTTMLVGHPGETEADMKDLMAFVSEMKFERLGVFPYSNEDDTYAAINYDDNIPLEIKESRRDDIMALQQEVSRVVNEKRVGEELKVVIDRKDVDFYYGRTEFDSYEVDPEVLIPINGVDLKIGEFYTVKINDFEDYDLFGEVI; from the coding sequence ATGAATCAGACGAAAATAAATATTGTTAGTTTAGGTTGTTCAAAGAATTTAGTTGATACTGAATTGTTAATGAAGCAGCTGGATGCCAATCAATTCCAGGTTGGCTGTGATGAACAGGATAGTGATGCAAGAACTATCATTATTAATACCTGCGGATTTATTGGAGATGCTAAAGAGGAGTCAATAGATATGATTCTGCAATATGTAGAAGCCAAAAAATCAGGAAAAATAGATAAGCTATTTGTGATGGGTTGTTTGTCGGAGCGTTACCGTGATGATTTAGTGAAGGAAATTCCTGAGGTGGATCATTTCTTTGGTAAATTTGAATGGCAATTGATTGTAAAAGAATTAAATAAGGATTACAAGCCTGATTTTAAGAATTTTAGAATGATTACTACGCCTAAACATTTTGCCTATCTAAAAATATCTGAAGGGTGTAATAGATCCTGTTCGTATTGCGCCATCCCTATTATTACAGGGAAGCATGTCTCCAGACCTATGGAAGATATATTGGAAGAGGCAAGGGGACTGGTAAAAGATGGGGTAAAGGAGTTGTTGGTGATTGCTCAGGACTTATCCTACTATGGATATGATTTATATAACGAATCGAAACTTGCTGAATTGGTTCAGTTGCTTTCTGAAATAGATGGTTTAAAGTGGATTAAGTTACATTATGCATATCCTACTCAATTTCCATATGGGATTCTTAAGTTGATGCGGGAGAATCCTAAAGTTTGTCGTTACCTTGATATTGCCCTTCAGCATTCCAGCGATAATGTATTAAACTTGATGCGTAGAGGTATTAATCGAGAGAAAACTATTGAGTTGATTGCTAAAATTAGAGCGGAGGTTCCAGGAATTACTCTTAGAACTACAATGTTGGTTGGTCATCCTGGTGAAACCGAAGCCGACATGAAGGATCTTATGGCATTTGTGTCGGAGATGAAATTTGAACGCTTGGGAGTTTTTCCATATTCAAATGAAGATGATACCTATGCGGCAATCAATTACGATGATAATATTCCTTTAGAGATAAAGGAAAGCAGGAGGGATGATATCATGGCTTTACAGCAGGAGGTTTCGAGAGTCGTGAACGAAAAAAGAGTGGGGGAAGAATTAAAAGTTGTAATTGATAGAAAGGATGTTGATTTCTATTACGGACGAACAGAATTTGATTCATATGAGGTTGATCCAGAGGTTTTAATCCCAATTAATGGTGTCGATCTTAAAATTGGTGAATTTTATACCGTTAAAATCAACGATTTTGAAGACTACGATTTATTTGGAGAAGTAATATAA
- a CDS encoding 3'-5' exonuclease translates to MYLFFDTETTGLPKRWNAPVTDLDNWPRLVQLAWLLYDSRDNEIKRANRIIIPEGFIIPPEASKVHGISTQKAIDNGIDLSEALNEFSKVLNEADFLIAHNISFDEVIIGAEFLRKDIKSRLINIPKICTMKTTTNVCKIPGRSGYKWPNLTELHQYLFQKGFDGAHDALADVKACADCFFELKKAGMYQIQGSLF, encoded by the coding sequence ATGTACCTATTTTTCGATACAGAAACAACCGGTCTTCCAAAACGTTGGAATGCTCCAGTTACAGATTTAGACAACTGGCCCAGACTTGTTCAGCTAGCCTGGCTTCTTTATGACAGTCGCGATAATGAAATTAAAAGAGCAAACAGAATCATCATTCCAGAAGGATTTATTATTCCTCCTGAAGCATCTAAAGTACACGGCATTTCAACACAAAAGGCTATTGATAACGGAATAGACTTATCCGAAGCACTGAATGAATTTTCAAAAGTATTAAATGAAGCTGATTTTTTAATTGCTCACAACATTAGCTTTGATGAAGTAATTATTGGAGCTGAATTTCTGAGGAAAGATATCAAAAGCAGATTGATTAATATCCCTAAAATTTGCACCATGAAAACCACTACCAATGTGTGCAAGATTCCAGGAAGAAGTGGTTACAAATGGCCTAATTTAACTGAACTTCATCAATATTTATTTCAAAAAGGCTTTGATGGTGCTCATGATGCTCTTGCTGATGTAAAAGCATGTGCCGATTGTTTCTTTGAATTAAAGAAAGCTGGGATGTATCAGATACAAGGAAGTTTATTTTAA